The segment GAGCAATCGCTTAACTAGACGTCTACCATGGGACAGTCTCACTCAGCTCAGCTTGGTCACAACCATATTTATACGAAACCTCACGTCAGCTAACGCTGGCGTGAGGTTTTTTTATGCGCGCTGCGAAACGTTAACCGCCGCGCTGATAACTGCGGCGATATTCGAGCGGCGTCATTCCCATATGCTTGCGGAACTGACGACTAAACGTGCTCTGATCAGAAAATTCATTTTCCATCGCAATCTGGTGGATCGACCGATCGGAACTCGCCAGGTCATGCGCCGCGGCATTCAAGCGAGTCCGAATCTTGAAATCGCGGGCGCTCATCCCAAACACCGCCTGAAATTTGCGATTCAGCTGCCGCGTCGATAACTGAGCCCGCTCGGCGATCTCTTCAATCGTCGCTTTGGCGCCGGCCGACGTTCGCATGAACTCGACCACATCCTCCAGTTCCGAAGCAGGCGCCGCCCAGCGCTGCCCTTCTTTGTAGCTTCGAATTACTCCGGCGACGCCGATGATCTCCGACCCATCCTCGCTATAGACCGGCATCTTGCTGGTAATGTGCCAGTCGAGAATCTTGGTCTCGTCGTAGAAAACTTCGACTCGATTGCGAATTTGCTCCCCCGTCTCCATAACGTACCGATCGTCGGCCCGATATTTATCCGCCACTTCGGTCGGAAAAAACTCCCAATCGTAAGCGCCGACAACGTCGTTCTCATTCGCGAGGCCCAAGCGGCGAATCAATTGCCGATTCGCCCAGATCATTCGGCTATCCCGATTCTTGGTGAAAAAAAATACGTCCGGCAGCGCGTCGTAGAGATTCTGGAGCTGATGCCGCGTCCCCATCTGCTCGAAAAATTGCCGCTGTAGATCGGTGGACATCGCCGCCTCTCGTTGAGTGCTGCTGGAATTGCTTTGAACCAGTTCTCTCCCAAGGCGAATTATGCACGAAACGCCAAATGCCGAAAACGCTAAGCCAGCCGAACCGCCGAAAGAGGGTCATCTGCGCAAAACGGCAGCCGCGATGTACTTTCCGCCGCGGTTGCCCGATTTAGGCGTCGCGACGACAATTAAGGGGAATGCGGCGCTGCTCGCCGCGAGCCCCTAGCAAGAAAATTGGTCGCGAATGTCCTCTCACAAACCTGCTTCCGATCGCATTACCGTCCCCAAGTTCGTCGCCATGAAACGGGACGGCAAGAAAATCTCGATGCTGACCGCGTACGACTATACGATGGCGCAGCTGCTCGACGAAGCAGGAGTCGATTCGGTGCTAGTCGGCGATAGCTTGTCGATGGTAGTGCAGGGACACGATACGACCTTGCCCGTCACGCTCGACGAGATGATTTACCACGCGAAGATGGTTGTCCGCGCGGTTCAACGAGCGCTAGTGATCGTCGATCTGCCGTTTCCCAGCTTTCACCTCGGCGTCTACAGCGCGATCGAAAGCGCCGGACGCGTGCTGAAAGAAACCGGCGCTCAAGCGGTAAAACTGGAAGGGGGCGTTGAACAGGCCGAAGTGATCGCCGGGCTCGTCTCGGCAGGCATTCCGGTCATGGCGCACGTCGGACTTCGCCCGCAGTTGGTGATGCAGATGGGGGGCTATAAAGTTCAGCGCGACGAAGAGCAGCTCATGGCCGACGCGCTCGCCGCGCAAAACGCGGGAGCCTTTGGCTTGGTGCTCGAATGCGTCCCGCGCACATCCGCCGAAAAAATCTCGGCGGAGCTTTCGATTCCGACCATCGGCATTGGCGCCGGCGCCGGTTGCGATGGCCAGGTCTTGGTGGTCAACGACATGTTGGGCCTCACCGGCGGCTACGTCCCCAAATTCGTCAAAGCGTTCGCCGATCTACGCGGGCAGATCTCCAGCGCCGCCAAGCAATACTGCGAAGAAGTTCGCAGCGGCGTTTTCCCCGCGGATGAACATAGCTTCAAATAAGCCCGCAATCCGCGTCAGCAAATCATCGCGTCCACAACTCCGCTGGAGAGAACAATGGCGAATCGCCTTGCCAATGAGTCGAGCCCCTATTTGCTGCAGCATGCCTCGAACCCAGTTCACTGGCGTCCGTGGGATGCGGCTTCGTTAGAGGAAGCGGTCGATGCGGACAAACCAATCTTTCTTTCGATCGGCTACTCGGCGTGTCACTGGTGCCACGTGATGGAGCACGAGAGCTTCGAGAACGCGGCGATCGCCGACTACCTGAACGAACATTTCATCTCGATCAAAGTCGATCGCGAAGAACGCCCTGACCTTGATCAGATCTACATGAACGCGGTGCAGATGTTGACCGGTCGCGGCGGTTGGCCGATGTCGGTTTTTTTGACGCCGCAGCTCAAACCGTTCTTCGGCGGAACCTATTGGCCGCCGACCGCCCGCGGCGGCATGCCCGGCTTCGACCAGGTGCTGCGTGCCGTGATGGATGCGTGGGCAAATCGCCGCGCCATCGCCCTGGAACAATCGGAGAAATTCGCCGAACGCCTGCAAGAGATCGGGCAAGCCGAAGATTCCGGTGAAGCGATCGGCATCGAACTGCTCGATCAGGCGTACAGGTATCTCGAATCGATCTATGACTTCCGCGACGGCGGTTTCGGCGGAGCGCCGAAGTTTCCGCATACGATGGATCTCGAGGTTTGCCTCCGCTATAGCCGCCGCAAACCGGAAAGCCACGCCCTGGAGATGGTCGTCCACAATCTTGACCAAATGGCGCGCGGCGGGATCTACGATCATCTCGGCGGCGGTTTCGCGCGCTACTCGGTCGACGCCGAATGGCTTGTGCCCCACTTTGAGAAAATGCTGTACGACAACGCGCTCCTCACAGGCATCTACGTCAACGCCTATCGCGTGACGAAGCGCGCAGATTTTGCCCGCGTCGCGCGAGAAACGTGCGACTACGTCCTTAACTATCTGACCGACGAGTCAGGCGGCTTCCAAAGCGCCGAAGACGCCGACAGCGAAGGGGAAGAAGGAAAATTCTACGTCTGGAGTCGCCAGGAGATTATCGCCGCACTCGGCGAAATCCGCGGTTACCGCTTCTGCGAAATCTACGACGTTAGCGAGTCGGGCAACTTCGAAGGCCACAACATCCTGAACTTGCCGCAGTCGATTGAAGCTTGGGCGGCGGCCAAGAATGTTGACGCGGTTGAGCTGCGCAGCGAACTGGACGCCGATCGCGCAAAACTGCTCCATCTTCGCGACGAACGGATTCGTCCCAGCAAAGACGATAAGGTTCTCACCAGTTGGAATGGCCTGATGATCGAAAGCCTGGCTCAAGCGGCGGGCGCACTCGGCGAACCGAAGTATCTGGCGGCGGCCGAGAGAGCGGCCGACTTTCTGTTCGACACGATGCTCGATCCGAATGGACGGCTGCTTCATTCCTATCGCCAGGGTGTCGCCAAGCTGGCCGCTTACCTGGACGACTATGCGAATCTCGCCAACGCTTGCATCACGCTATACGAAGCGACCTTCGACGATCGTTGGCTCGATCGGGCGATCGACCTGTCGAACCTGATGATTCGCCACTTCGCCGATCCGGCCGGGGGCGGCTTCTACTTCACCGCCGATGACCACGAACAGCTGATCGCGCGAAATAAGGACCTGTACGACAACAGCGTCCCAAGCGGCAATTCGATGGCGGCGGTCGTGCTGCTACGGCTGAGCGCGTTGCTGGGGAATACCGATCTGCTCGACGAAGCTCTGACCGCGATGCGCGTCGCCGCGCCGCTAATGAAGAAGCATCCAACCGCCACCGGGCAGATGCTGACGGCGGTCGATCGCTACGTCGGCCCGGCCCGGGAAGTGGTGATTCTGGGCGATCCGGAGTCGGGCGATACCCGCGATTTTCTGGCCGCTTATCGCCAGAGCTACACCCCCAAGAGCGTCATCGCCTGCGTTTCGCCGGGAACGACGCCTGAGGAAGATGCCCCGCTGGCCCCGATCTTTGCGGGCAAATCGCCGCTTCCAGACGCGGACGGTACCGTTTTCATTTGCGAGAATTTCGCCTGTCAGCGGCCGGTGACCGCGAAAGAGGCGGTCGCCAATCTAGGCTCCTGATTGGGGGCGAACCGCGGGGCAGGGGGCGTGTCCCGATCGAGGATCGTTCTTTAAAATGAGCGATTCGCTTCGACTTTTTTCCTCCATTTTGACGCCGATAGGGTAACCAACCATGCCGACCGTGCCGCAATTCCAAACGTTTCGCACCGAAATCGCCGGGGTCTCCGTTGTGGATTTGGCGGCGAAATACGGCACGCCGACCTTCGTCTATGACGGGGCGAAAATTGTCGAGCGGATCAACGACCTACGGAAGTTCGACGTCATTCGCTACGCCCAAAAGGCTTGCTCGAATCTGGCGATCCTGGACCTGGTTCGCCGCAACGGCGTGTTGGTCGACGCGGTCAGCGCTGGTGAAATCCGTCGCGCTCTCGCCGCCGGTTTCGTGCCGAAAGGAGAACCGGCGCCAATCGTTTACACCGCCGACATCTTCGACCGCGAAGCGCTGGCTCTCTGCGTCGAACATGGGCTGCATGTGAACTGCGGTTCGCCAGACATGATTGCTCAGCTTGGCGAAGCGGCGCCGGGGAGCGAAATCACCCTGCGTATCAATCCTGGCTTCGGTCATGGTCATAGCCAAAAGACCAACACCGGCGGCCAGCAATCGAAGCACGGCATCTGGCACGAACAGTTGAATGACTGCCTGCTGATCGCCGATCAACATGGCGTTCGCGTCACTGGGCTGCACATGCACATCGGTTCCGGTACCGACCTGGAACACCTGGGCCAGGTTTGCGGCGCGATGGAAAAGGCGGCGCTGGAAGTTGGTCGCACGATCACCACAATCAGCGCTGGGGGCGGCTTGCCGATTCCGTACAACTCGTCGCAGTCGTATGTCGACCTTGATCAGTACTTCGATCTGTGGAACGCCGTTCGCAATCGTCTGCAGGATGCGTTCGGCCACGCGATCTCGCTCGAGATCGAACCGGGGCGTTATCTCTCGGCCGAAGCTGGCTACCTACTGGCCGAAATTCGCGCGATCAAATCGATGGGAGAGAACAAGTTCTACGTCGTCGACGCTGGCTTCAACAATCTGGCGCGACCGATTCTGTACGGTTCGTATCACCCGATGTCGATCGCACTGGCCAGCGGCGAGACCGAAGATCGACCGCATCAGGACGTGGTCGTCGGCGGTCCGCTCTGCGAATCGGGCGACATCTTCACGCAGACCGAAGGGGGCTTCGTCGGGACGCGCAGCTTGCCTGCCGCGGGGATTGGCGATTACCTGGTGATCGAGTGCGCAGGAGCGTACGGATTCGTGATGGGCTCGAATTACAACTCGAAGCCGCTAGCCGCCGAGGTTCTGATCCAAGACGGCCAAACGCACTTGGTGCGCGAACGCCAGTCGTTCGAGAACCTGATCGCTGGCGAACACATTCCCCGCTAGTTATAAGCACTTGGCGCCACCCCGATAGAAAAGACGAGCTATCGGGGGCGCCCCAAAACTCGCTTACGCGCCGCGGGAAGCGGCGTACATCAAACGTTCGTTCTCTTCCATCGAATGCGGCATGATGCCGTGATCCCACGCCGGGAGCATCGTATCGTTTTCGATGTCTTCGATCAGGTCGGCGACCGAGTTGATCACGCGATCAGGTCGAAACGCGTACGACGACAAGTCTTCCGCACGCGAACCGCCGCTGAGCGTCAACGTCGCGTAGTAACCCATCTGCACGGCGCCCAGGATATCGGTTTCCATCGTGTCGCCGATCATCACCGTTTCCCACGAGCGAACGCCTAGTTCCCACTGCGCCGAACGCATCATCACCGGGCTCGGCTTGCCGACGCTGAACGCCGTCTTGCCGGTCGCCTTTTCGATAAACGAAACGGTAGCGCCGCAGCCGCTGCGGGTGCCGCTTTTCGTCGGGCAATTAGGATCGAGATTGGTCGCGATCAATTGCGCGCCATCCAGTACCATCTGCACCGCCGCATCAAGCATTTCCAGCGTGATCGAACGAGCTTCGCCCACGACCACATAGTCGGGCGCGTGATCGACGATCGCGTATCCATTGCGGTGCAATGCGTTGTGCAAACCACCTTCACCAATCACGAACGCCGTTCCGCCAGGCTTCTGTTTCGCCAGAAAGCGAGCGGTCGCCATCGCACAGGTAAAGATTCGTTCTTCTTCGACGTCGATCCCCATCCGATACAACTTGGCCGCCACGTCGCGTCGCGTGCGCTGACTATTGTTGGTCAGGAATAAAAAAGGGATCTGCTTCTTTTTCAGCGTTGCGATAAAGCGGTCCGCGCCGTCAATCAACTGACTGCCGCGGTAAATAACGCCATCCATGTCAATCAAAAATCCAAGGCCCATCGTTCTCTTTCCTTGTAGAGTCGAACCAGCAAACAAAAGGTAGGACCAGACTACGTTAGGCAATTGACATGCCAATTCGACAAGGCGACCGCACTCCACCTAATTACCATCTAACGGATTGGTTTAAGTGAGAATGATGGGCACTGCCTAATTCCTGCGCAGGTGCGACGGCGTTGAGTACCACGTTGCGCTTCGCTGGGCTAGCACTCTGAATTGCGCGCTGCGCACGGGAATCTTGCGTATCTTTGCGCGTGTCGGCGTTTCTTGTGCCGACTTACGTCGATCGGCCTACTAAAAAAAATGGCGAAGTAACGGGGAACTTCCCGCAGCGATTTCTGACAGGTTTTGGGGCGAAGAGCCCGGCACTACAGTCTGCAGCCCCCGAGATGTATAATTAGTCGTTTCCTTCCCACTTTCGCTAGACAAGCAAATAGCGCCATGACCACGACGCTGGAAACCCCGGCATTCGATTTCGCTCCCTACCGCTCGCTCAGCAACGAAGAGCTGACCGATCGCATCAACGCTGTCCGCAGCAAACATGGGAGCCGTCTGCTGATTCTGGGACATCACTACCAGCAGGATGAAGTGATTGCGCTCTCCGATCTCCGCGGCGACAGTTATCAGCTGAGCAAGATGGCGGCTGAAAGCGGCGACTGTCGCAACATCGTCTTCTGCGGCGTCCACTTCATGGCCGAGACCGCCGATATCCTGGCGAACCGTCCTGAGAAAGTCGCCGCCCGCAATGGACAACGGGTCGATGTGATCCTGCCCGACATGGCGGCCGGTTGCTCGATGGCCGACATGGCGGCGATCGAACAAGTCGAAAACGCGTGGGAAGATCTCGGCGAACTGATCGATACGAACGACATCACGCCGGTCACTTACATCAACTCGGCCGCGAGTTTGAAATCGTTCGTCGGCAAGCATGGCGGGATCGTCTGCACGTCGAGCAACGCCGCTTCGGTTTTGAAGTGGGCGTTCGCGCGCACCAGCCGCGTTCTCTTTTTCCCGGATCAGCATCTCGGTCGCAACACCGCGCTGACGATGGGGATCACCAACGATCAGATGCCGGTCTGGAATCCGTACGAATCGGAATATGGCGGCAACACCGAGGATGCGATTCGCAATTCGAAGGTGATTCTCTGGAAGGGTCACTGCAGCGTTCACCAGATGTTCAAGAAGGAACATGTCGCCGCGTTTCGTCGCGACTTTCCCGGCATCAAGATTCTGGTTCATCCCGAATGCATGCAGGAAGTGAACGAGATCGCCGACGTCTCTGGCTCGACCGGCAAGATCATCGAGACAGTCAAGAATGCTCCGGCCGGAACCAAATGGGCGATCGGCACCGAATTGCATTTGGTGAATCGCTTGAAGCAGGAGCACCCGGAGCAGGAGATTCATTTCCTCTCACCGGTCGTCTGTATGTGCGCCACGATGTATCGCATCGACCTGGCGCATCTTTGCTGGAGCCTGGAGAATCTCGACGCCGGAAGCCCGGTCAACGTCGTCCGCGTTGATGACGAGACCGCTGAGTGGTCGCGAACGGCGCTCGAACGGATGTTGAGCGTCAAATAGGTCTCTCGTTGTCGCACGAGATCGGGAACGCGTAGAATTCGTACAATCGGTACGACGCGCACCCGGCCGTAGGAAGATCGGCGGCAGAGAGTATCTCCGCGGAATCGATCCCACAGCGATTGGGGAACGAGTGTTAGAGTTGCCGACGTTTATACGGATCGATCCTCGGATCGAATCGCAACGATCACTTTCCCTGCGGATATCGCTATGTGGTCTCGGATCGCCTTCATCGCCGTTCTGATCGTGATTTTCGGCTCGCTTTTGACTTATAGCCAATTGCAGCACGAGCCGCTCAAGGTCTCCGGCTATATCGAAGCGCAAGATATCCGACTTGGTTCGCGCGTCGGCGGACGAGTCGCCGAAGTGCTGGCCGACGAAGGGGACATGGTCAAACAGGGTCAAGTCCTCGTCCGCTTGGAGCCGTTCGATCTGAACGAACTGCTGGCCGCCGCCAAAGCGGAAACCGACGACAAGCAGGCGCTGCTCGAGAAACTGAAGACCGGCTATCGTCCCGAAGAAATCGCCCAGGCGAAATCGCAAGTCGACGAACTCGCCGCGCGCCTCGAAATGCTGGTCAACGGTCCACGCAAACAAGAGATCGACGCGGCTCGCGCCGAACTGCAAATGGCCTCGTCGCAGTTGGAGTTGGCGCAGTCCAATTACAAACGCGAGAAGGAGGTCTTTGAAAAGGGCGCCGGCACGCAGGAAAAGTTTGATCGGGTCGCTGATTTGTTGCGGGAAGCGGAGAGCAATTCGGTCGTCCGTGAAAACAATCTCTCGCTGCTGGTCGAAGGGACGCGCAAAGAGGAAATCGCCCAAGCTCGCGCCTCTCTGGCGAAGGCGACCGAAGAATACAACCTGATGAAGTCAGGCTTCCGCAAGGAAGACATCGCCCAAGCCGAAGCGGCGGTCGCCGCGGCGAAGGCCAACGTCGCCGCAATCGAGAAACGGATCGATGAGTTAAGCGTCACCGCTCCGACCGATGCGATCGTCGAGGCGCTCGAACTGGAGCCTGGCGACCTGATGCCGCCGAACGCGCCGATGTTGACGCTGATCGATCCGAAGACGCTTTGGGTGCGGGCCTACGTTCCGGAAAACCATCTGAATATCCAACTCGGTCAAAAGTTGCCGGTCACGGTCGACAGTTACGACCAGGAGTTTCAGGGAGAGATCACCTTCATCGCGCGGAACGCCGAGTTCACTCCCAACAACGTGCAAACGCCGGAAGAGCGATCGAAGCAGGTCTTTCGCATCAAAGTGACGCTGCTCGACGGGCTCGATCAACTCCGCAGCGGCATGGCCGCCGACGTCTGGCTCGAGCCGAGAAAGTAACGCGATGAGCGAGCCGGTCATTCGAGTCGAGGGACTCTCCCGCACGTTCGGCGATCTGGTCGCCGTCGACGACGTCAGTTTTGAAGTCGGTCGCGGCGCCATCTTTGGTCTGCTCGGTCCGAACGGGAGCGGGAAGTCGACGATCATCCGAATGCTCTGCGGCGTGCTCCAGCCAACGGCCGGGGATGCGTCGGTCCTCGGCTTCGACGTACGCACCCAGCCGGAAGAGATCAAACGTCGCATCGGCTACATGTCGCAAAAGTTCAGTCTCTATAGCGACTTGTCGGTGCAGGAAAACCTCGACTTTTACGGCCGCATCTATGGACTGACCGATCAGCGTCTGACCGAACGTCGCAAAGCGGTCCTTGATCTGACCGGCCTCGGCGATCGAATCGATCAGTTGGCCGGAACGCTCTCAGGCGGTTGGAAACAACGTCTCGCTTTGGCCTGTGCTTTGATTCATGAGCCGGAGGTGCTCTTTTTGGACGAACCGACCGCGGGGATCGACCCGGTCGCCCGGCGGCAACTGTGGGACTTGTTGTTCGAGCTGGCCGCGCAAGGCGTCACGCTGTTCGTAACGACCCACTACATGGACGAAGCGGAACGGTGCACCGACGTCGGCTACATCTTTATGTCGAAGCTGCTGGTCCTGGGACGTGGCGAAGAGCTGAAACAGCTTCCCGACGTTACTCCCGCAGGGACGAAGCGGCTAGAGATCGACGTCCGTAATCCCTCGGCCGGGCTCACGAAACTGGTCCACGTCCCGCAGGTGCATGACGCGACGCTGTTTGGCGAGATGATCCACGCCCTGGTCGATGAGTCGTATACGGACGAGCA is part of the Blastopirellula sediminis genome and harbors:
- a CDS encoding HAD-IIA family hydrolase encodes the protein MGLGFLIDMDGVIYRGSQLIDGADRFIATLKKKQIPFLFLTNNSQRTRRDVAAKLYRMGIDVEEERIFTCAMATARFLAKQKPGGTAFVIGEGGLHNALHRNGYAIVDHAPDYVVVGEARSITLEMLDAAVQMVLDGAQLIATNLDPNCPTKSGTRSGCGATVSFIEKATGKTAFSVGKPSPVMMRSAQWELGVRSWETVMIGDTMETDILGAVQMGYYATLTLSGGSRAEDLSSYAFRPDRVINSVADLIEDIENDTMLPAWDHGIMPHSMEENERLMYAASRGA
- a CDS encoding AraC family transcriptional regulator; amino-acid sequence: MSTDLQRQFFEQMGTRHQLQNLYDALPDVFFFTKNRDSRMIWANRQLIRRLGLANENDVVGAYDWEFFPTEVADKYRADDRYVMETGEQIRNRVEVFYDETKILDWHITSKMPVYSEDGSEIIGVAGVIRSYKEGQRWAAPASELEDVVEFMRTSAGAKATIEEIAERAQLSTRQLNRKFQAVFGMSARDFKIRTRLNAAAHDLASSDRSIHQIAMENEFSDQSTFSRQFRKHMGMTPLEYRRSYQRGG
- the nadA gene encoding quinolinate synthase NadA; the encoded protein is MTTTLETPAFDFAPYRSLSNEELTDRINAVRSKHGSRLLILGHHYQQDEVIALSDLRGDSYQLSKMAAESGDCRNIVFCGVHFMAETADILANRPEKVAARNGQRVDVILPDMAAGCSMADMAAIEQVENAWEDLGELIDTNDITPVTYINSAASLKSFVGKHGGIVCTSSNAASVLKWAFARTSRVLFFPDQHLGRNTALTMGITNDQMPVWNPYESEYGGNTEDAIRNSKVILWKGHCSVHQMFKKEHVAAFRRDFPGIKILVHPECMQEVNEIADVSGSTGKIIETVKNAPAGTKWAIGTELHLVNRLKQEHPEQEIHFLSPVVCMCATMYRIDLAHLCWSLENLDAGSPVNVVRVDDETAEWSRTALERMLSVK
- a CDS encoding HlyD family secretion protein translates to MWSRIAFIAVLIVIFGSLLTYSQLQHEPLKVSGYIEAQDIRLGSRVGGRVAEVLADEGDMVKQGQVLVRLEPFDLNELLAAAKAETDDKQALLEKLKTGYRPEEIAQAKSQVDELAARLEMLVNGPRKQEIDAARAELQMASSQLELAQSNYKREKEVFEKGAGTQEKFDRVADLLREAESNSVVRENNLSLLVEGTRKEEIAQARASLAKATEEYNLMKSGFRKEDIAQAEAAVAAAKANVAAIEKRIDELSVTAPTDAIVEALELEPGDLMPPNAPMLTLIDPKTLWVRAYVPENHLNIQLGQKLPVTVDSYDQEFQGEITFIARNAEFTPNNVQTPEERSKQVFRIKVTLLDGLDQLRSGMAADVWLEPRK
- the lysA gene encoding diaminopimelate decarboxylase, with the translated sequence MPTVPQFQTFRTEIAGVSVVDLAAKYGTPTFVYDGAKIVERINDLRKFDVIRYAQKACSNLAILDLVRRNGVLVDAVSAGEIRRALAAGFVPKGEPAPIVYTADIFDREALALCVEHGLHVNCGSPDMIAQLGEAAPGSEITLRINPGFGHGHSQKTNTGGQQSKHGIWHEQLNDCLLIADQHGVRVTGLHMHIGSGTDLEHLGQVCGAMEKAALEVGRTITTISAGGGLPIPYNSSQSYVDLDQYFDLWNAVRNRLQDAFGHAISLEIEPGRYLSAEAGYLLAEIRAIKSMGENKFYVVDAGFNNLARPILYGSYHPMSIALASGETEDRPHQDVVVGGPLCESGDIFTQTEGGFVGTRSLPAAGIGDYLVIECAGAYGFVMGSNYNSKPLAAEVLIQDGQTHLVRERQSFENLIAGEHIPR
- a CDS encoding thioredoxin domain-containing protein, which gives rise to MANRLANESSPYLLQHASNPVHWRPWDAASLEEAVDADKPIFLSIGYSACHWCHVMEHESFENAAIADYLNEHFISIKVDREERPDLDQIYMNAVQMLTGRGGWPMSVFLTPQLKPFFGGTYWPPTARGGMPGFDQVLRAVMDAWANRRAIALEQSEKFAERLQEIGQAEDSGEAIGIELLDQAYRYLESIYDFRDGGFGGAPKFPHTMDLEVCLRYSRRKPESHALEMVVHNLDQMARGGIYDHLGGGFARYSVDAEWLVPHFEKMLYDNALLTGIYVNAYRVTKRADFARVARETCDYVLNYLTDESGGFQSAEDADSEGEEGKFYVWSRQEIIAALGEIRGYRFCEIYDVSESGNFEGHNILNLPQSIEAWAAAKNVDAVELRSELDADRAKLLHLRDERIRPSKDDKVLTSWNGLMIESLAQAAGALGEPKYLAAAERAADFLFDTMLDPNGRLLHSYRQGVAKLAAYLDDYANLANACITLYEATFDDRWLDRAIDLSNLMIRHFADPAGGGFYFTADDHEQLIARNKDLYDNSVPSGNSMAAVVLLRLSALLGNTDLLDEALTAMRVAAPLMKKHPTATGQMLTAVDRYVGPAREVVILGDPESGDTRDFLAAYRQSYTPKSVIACVSPGTTPEEDAPLAPIFAGKSPLPDADGTVFICENFACQRPVTAKEAVANLGS
- the panB gene encoding 3-methyl-2-oxobutanoate hydroxymethyltransferase, encoding MSSHKPASDRITVPKFVAMKRDGKKISMLTAYDYTMAQLLDEAGVDSVLVGDSLSMVVQGHDTTLPVTLDEMIYHAKMVVRAVQRALVIVDLPFPSFHLGVYSAIESAGRVLKETGAQAVKLEGGVEQAEVIAGLVSAGIPVMAHVGLRPQLVMQMGGYKVQRDEEQLMADALAAQNAGAFGLVLECVPRTSAEKISAELSIPTIGIGAGAGCDGQVLVVNDMLGLTGGYVPKFVKAFADLRGQISSAAKQYCEEVRSGVFPADEHSFK